In one window of Candidatus Deferrimicrobiaceae bacterium DNA:
- a CDS encoding fumarate hydratase → MPEFVYQDPFPLGKDETKYRLLTKDYVSVSKFDGKDVLKVDPEGLTVLANQAMRDVSFLLRPEHNEMVAKILSDPEASMNDKGVAIAFLRNAEVAAQFELPTCQDTGTATIVGKKGQQVWTGAKDEEYLSKGVFKTYTEENLRYSQTVALDMYEEKNTGTNLPAQIDLYATEGAAYKFLFVAKGGGSANKTYLYQETKALLNPATLEKFLVDKMKTLGTAACPPYHLAFVIGGTSAEACLKHVKMASAKYYDSLPTTGNEHGRAFRDLELEEKVLKSAQKLGIGAQFGGKYFVHDVRIVRLPRHGASCPVGMGVSCSADRNIKAKIDQDGLWIEEMDRNPGRLIPEAYRRKHEHGVKIDLNRPMKEVCAELSKHPVSTPLLLNGTLVVGRDIAHAKFKELIDSGKGVPQYLKDHPIYYAGPAKTPKGKPSGSFGPTTAGRMDSYVDLLQSQGGSMIMIAKGNRSQQVTDACKKYGGFYLGSIGGPAALLAEENIKKVECIDFPELGMEAVWQIDVVDFPAFILVDDKGNDFFKQLGL, encoded by the coding sequence ATGCCCGAGTTTGTCTACCAGGATCCCTTTCCGCTGGGGAAGGACGAAACGAAGTACCGGCTGCTGACGAAGGATTACGTCTCCGTTTCCAAGTTCGACGGCAAGGATGTGCTCAAGGTCGATCCCGAGGGGCTGACCGTGCTCGCCAACCAGGCGATGCGCGACGTCTCCTTCCTCCTGCGACCGGAGCACAACGAGATGGTCGCGAAGATCCTCTCCGACCCCGAGGCGTCGATGAACGACAAGGGCGTCGCGATCGCGTTCCTCCGCAACGCCGAGGTGGCGGCGCAGTTCGAGCTGCCCACCTGCCAGGACACCGGCACGGCGACCATCGTCGGCAAGAAGGGCCAGCAGGTCTGGACCGGCGCGAAGGACGAGGAATACCTGTCCAAGGGCGTCTTCAAGACCTACACCGAGGAGAACCTCCGCTACTCGCAGACGGTCGCCCTCGACATGTACGAAGAGAAGAATACCGGCACGAACCTGCCTGCGCAGATCGACCTCTACGCGACCGAGGGCGCGGCCTACAAGTTCCTCTTCGTCGCCAAGGGCGGCGGGTCGGCCAACAAGACCTATCTCTACCAGGAGACCAAGGCGCTGCTCAATCCCGCCACGCTCGAAAAGTTCCTGGTCGACAAGATGAAGACGCTGGGCACCGCGGCGTGCCCGCCCTACCACCTGGCGTTCGTGATCGGCGGCACCTCCGCCGAGGCGTGCCTCAAGCACGTGAAGATGGCATCTGCCAAATACTACGACTCGCTGCCGACCACGGGAAACGAGCATGGCCGGGCCTTCCGCGACCTCGAGCTCGAGGAGAAGGTCCTCAAGTCCGCCCAGAAGCTGGGGATCGGCGCGCAGTTCGGGGGTAAGTACTTCGTCCACGACGTCCGCATCGTCCGCCTGCCGCGCCACGGCGCCTCCTGCCCGGTCGGCATGGGCGTCTCCTGCTCGGCCGACCGCAACATCAAGGCGAAGATCGACCAGGACGGTCTGTGGATTGAAGAGATGGACCGCAACCCCGGCCGTCTCATCCCCGAGGCCTATCGCCGCAAGCACGAGCACGGCGTCAAGATCGACCTCAACCGGCCGATGAAGGAAGTGTGCGCCGAGCTGTCGAAGCACCCCGTCTCGACGCCGCTGCTGCTCAACGGCACGCTGGTCGTCGGCCGCGACATCGCGCACGCCAAGTTCAAGGAGCTGATCGATTCCGGCAAGGGTGTCCCGCAGTACCTGAAGGACCACCCGATCTACTACGCGGGCCCGGCCAAGACGCCCAAGGGCAAGCCGTCGGGCTCCTTCGGGCCCACGACCGCGGGCCGGATGGACTCCTACGTCGACCTGCTCCAGTCGCAGGGCGGCAGCATGATCATGATCGCCAAGGGGAACCGCAGCCAGCAGGTGACCGACGCCTGCAAGAAGTACGGCGGCTTCTACCTGGGGTCGATCGGCGGCCCCGCGGCGCTGCTCGCCGAGGAGAACATCAAGAAGGTGGAGTGCATCGACTTCCCCGAATTGGGCATGGAAGCGGTCTGGCAGATCGATGTCGTCGACTTCCCCGCGTTCATCCTGGTGGACGACAAGGGGAACGACTTCTTCAAGCAGCTCGGCCTGTAG
- a CDS encoding PAS domain S-box protein, whose protein sequence is MSTTRIRRFFSGLRGRMLLLVLAAMLPALGLIFHTALEQRNDAISEVQTHVHEIAGLAASEESALIAGFRQLLMVLSRQPTFRTGSPDEFRRIGGELIRDDPRVHNIARIDLSGNTVASVLPFTPPVSVADRPYFRHALATGGFSVGDYQIGRISGKSTINFSYPIRDDRGKIVSVIYTALDLDWLNRGQAEKTGHVPPGATLSRIDRNGIVFAQYPETPGWRGAKFPVPEVLRSVRKKNSGAVEAAGPDGIPRLYVFSPIERPAGSGAAYVLLGVPRDLLFEKGNHLLRVRLTGLGLVTILGMLAAWFGAEATLLRPVHSLLEATRRFGAGDLTARSGLPHTNGEAGLLAAGFDRMAESIESREFARRRDEARLATATAQLRAIYDASPDMIFVHAEDGNVIDANDRVVETLGCTSDRFIGQMMPDFMGGGYLVEGAMDLIRETLAGGTPEFEWASRRVDGSDFPTEVRLRRFERVGDDGVSHPCVLASIRDISERKRQESARREAEQLYRTLVETLPDAVTVTGIDGDIEYASPRALEIYGAKSESDAIGTSFLRWIDPSDHEKALANLRNVMTGAVSPNDNEYRLLRFDGTHIVGAINARPLLDAEGHVKGMIATTRDTTDRKRQEEALHRSNALFQALIDASPLAIATLSPEGEIRSWNPAAERISGWLAKDAIGRKLPINPETADPESLAIMRRILTEEKVTGMELPRPRADGTLSVVNFSSALLRDSAGAVEGVLLLGEDITARKEAETQRETLEAQLRQSQKMEAVGQLAGGIAHDFNNLMTVILGQVDRIRKRWHEPELLDWIGDIGKAGERAAMLTRQLLAFSRRQLLQPRVVDLNAVLDDMRSILGRLIGENYPLDLRKDPALWPVLADPTQIGQVVVNLVVNARDALADGGEIRITTKNIPANGHGRAGGTALPAGDCVLLSVHDGGVGMDPATKARLFEPFFTTKEVGKGTGLGLSTAYGIIMQSGGAIAVDSAPGAGTTVDIYLPRSKDRPAEPLRDDAVREPPHGRATLLLVEDADHVRGMVRELLEEYGYAVLEARHGAEALVVAAAQDGPIDLLLTDMVMPELGGRQLAEALRAARPGIRVLFMSGYAEDARLRSNESTRDFFFLQKPFSPETLGWKIHEVLSAPCPR, encoded by the coding sequence ATGTCCACGACCCGCATCCGCCGGTTCTTTTCCGGCCTCCGGGGCCGGATGCTGCTCCTCGTCCTGGCGGCGATGCTGCCCGCGCTCGGGCTCATCTTCCACACGGCGCTGGAGCAGCGAAACGACGCGATCTCCGAAGTGCAGACGCACGTCCACGAGATCGCCGGCCTGGCCGCCTCGGAAGAGAGCGCGCTCATCGCCGGCTTTCGCCAGCTGCTCATGGTGCTGTCCCGCCAACCCACATTCCGGACCGGGAGCCCCGACGAATTCCGGCGGATCGGCGGCGAGCTGATCCGCGACGACCCCCGCGTCCACAACATCGCCCGGATCGATCTCTCCGGCAACACCGTGGCCAGCGTCCTCCCGTTCACCCCGCCGGTTAGCGTGGCCGACCGTCCCTATTTCCGCCATGCGCTTGCCACCGGCGGCTTCTCCGTCGGCGACTACCAGATCGGCCGCATCTCCGGAAAATCGACGATCAACTTCTCCTATCCGATCCGGGACGACCGGGGGAAGATCGTCTCCGTCATCTACACCGCGCTGGACCTCGACTGGCTCAACCGCGGGCAGGCCGAGAAGACCGGGCATGTGCCTCCCGGCGCCACGCTCTCGCGGATCGACCGGAACGGCATCGTCTTCGCCCAGTACCCGGAAACGCCCGGCTGGCGCGGCGCGAAGTTCCCGGTTCCGGAAGTGCTCCGGTCCGTGCGGAAAAAGAACAGCGGCGCCGTCGAGGCGGCGGGGCCGGACGGCATCCCGCGGCTTTACGTGTTCAGCCCGATCGAGCGGCCCGCGGGGTCCGGGGCGGCTTACGTTCTTCTCGGCGTCCCGCGCGACCTGCTTTTCGAGAAGGGCAACCATCTCCTGCGAGTGCGCCTGACGGGACTCGGCCTCGTGACGATTTTGGGCATGCTCGCGGCGTGGTTCGGCGCCGAGGCGACGCTCCTTCGCCCCGTTCACTCTCTGCTCGAAGCAACGCGCCGGTTCGGGGCGGGCGACCTGACGGCACGCAGCGGATTGCCCCACACCAATGGCGAGGCGGGATTGCTGGCGGCCGGCTTCGACCGGATGGCCGAATCGATCGAGAGCCGGGAATTTGCGCGACGGCGAGACGAAGCGCGGCTGGCCACGGCGACCGCGCAGCTCCGCGCGATCTACGACGCCTCTCCCGACATGATCTTCGTCCACGCCGAGGACGGGAACGTCATCGATGCCAACGACCGGGTAGTCGAGACGCTTGGCTGCACTTCGGACCGGTTCATCGGGCAGATGATGCCCGACTTCATGGGCGGCGGGTACCTCGTCGAAGGGGCGATGGACCTTATCCGGGAGACGCTCGCCGGGGGAACCCCCGAGTTCGAATGGGCCTCCCGCCGGGTGGACGGCTCCGACTTCCCGACGGAGGTCCGGCTTCGCCGCTTCGAGCGGGTCGGCGACGACGGCGTGTCCCACCCTTGCGTGCTCGCGTCCATCCGGGACATCTCCGAGCGGAAGCGGCAGGAATCCGCGCGCCGGGAGGCCGAGCAACTGTACCGGACGCTGGTAGAGACGCTACCGGATGCCGTGACCGTCACCGGCATCGACGGCGACATCGAGTATGCCTCACCGCGGGCGCTCGAGATCTACGGCGCGAAAAGCGAGTCCGATGCGATCGGAACCTCCTTCCTTCGCTGGATCGACCCGTCGGACCACGAGAAGGCACTTGCCAACCTTCGCAACGTCATGACGGGAGCGGTCTCCCCGAACGACAACGAGTACCGGCTGCTCCGGTTCGACGGCACGCATATCGTCGGGGCGATCAACGCGAGGCCGTTGCTCGACGCGGAAGGGCACGTCAAGGGCATGATCGCGACGACGCGAGACACGACCGACCGCAAGCGCCAGGAAGAGGCGCTGCATCGCAGCAACGCCCTGTTCCAGGCGCTGATCGACGCCTCTCCGCTCGCGATCGCGACCCTGTCTCCCGAAGGCGAGATCCGGAGCTGGAACCCTGCCGCGGAGCGGATCTCGGGCTGGCTTGCCAAGGACGCCATCGGCCGGAAGTTGCCGATCAACCCGGAGACCGCCGACCCGGAGTCGCTCGCGATCATGCGGCGGATCCTGACCGAGGAGAAGGTCACCGGCATGGAGCTTCCGCGGCCCCGTGCGGACGGCACGCTCTCGGTCGTCAATTTCTCCTCGGCGCTCCTGCGGGACTCGGCCGGCGCAGTCGAGGGGGTGCTGCTGCTCGGGGAGGACATCACCGCCCGGAAAGAGGCGGAAACGCAGCGGGAGACGCTCGAGGCGCAGCTCCGCCAGTCGCAGAAGATGGAGGCGGTCGGACAGCTCGCGGGGGGCATCGCGCACGACTTCAACAACCTGATGACCGTCATCCTCGGGCAGGTCGACAGAATTCGGAAACGGTGGCATGAGCCGGAGCTCCTCGATTGGATCGGCGACATCGGCAAGGCGGGGGAGCGCGCCGCGATGCTGACGCGCCAGCTGCTCGCCTTCAGCCGAAGGCAGCTCCTTCAGCCTAGAGTCGTCGACCTCAATGCCGTGCTCGACGACATGCGCTCGATCCTGGGACGGCTTATCGGGGAGAACTATCCCCTCGACCTGCGCAAGGATCCCGCACTCTGGCCGGTCCTGGCCGATCCCACCCAGATCGGTCAGGTCGTCGTCAACCTGGTCGTCAACGCGCGCGACGCCCTGGCTGACGGCGGGGAGATCCGGATCACGACGAAAAACATCCCGGCGAACGGGCACGGCCGGGCCGGAGGCACCGCCCTTCCGGCCGGCGACTGCGTCCTGCTTTCCGTGCACGACGGCGGGGTGGGGATGGACCCGGCCACGAAGGCCCGGTTGTTCGAGCCGTTCTTCACCACGAAAGAAGTCGGGAAGGGGACCGGCCTCGGCCTCTCGACGGCCTACGGGATCATCATGCAGAGCGGGGGCGCCATCGCGGTCGACAGCGCGCCGGGGGCGGGAACCACCGTCGACATCTACCTTCCCCGGTCGAAAGACCGGCCGGCCGAGCCGCTGCGCGACGATGCGGTCCGGGAGCCGCCGCACGGCCGCGCGACGCTGCTCCTGGTCGAGGACGCCGACCATGTGCGCGGGATGGTGCGGGAGCTCCTCGAGGAATACGGGTACGCGGTACTCGAGGCGCGTCACGGCGCCGAGGCGCTGGTCGTCGCCGCCGCGCAGGACGGGCCGATCGATCTGCTGCTGACCGACATGGTCATGCCCGAGCTGGGAGGCCGGCAGCTGGCAGAAGCGTTGCGTGCAGCGCGTCCGGGGATCCGGGTGCTCTTCATGTCCGGATATGCGGAGGATGCCCGGCTGCGGAGCAACGAATCCACCCGCGACTTCTTCTTTCTCCAGAAACCGTTCTCGCCCGAGACGCTCGGCTGGAAGATCCACGAAGTGCTCTCGGCCCCTTGCCCCCGATAA
- a CDS encoding chalcone isomerase family protein, whose translation MKRTLSVSLLLLALAAPLFAQDNAVRPAPPSVTINGQSLKLNGTGVRDNSVYDAFAGSLYAPKSSPTPEALIEEPGDKLLRLDILKDKVEKERIMGAFEEGFIKDSPDFATSPDAKRFLSLFKVDFYKGDKVELLLGGDGTVAASHNGKPLGSLKSSLLVRGILKSWFGDKPAAGERKP comes from the coding sequence ATGAAAAGGACGCTGTCCGTTTCCTTGTTGCTGTTGGCGCTGGCCGCCCCGCTGTTCGCGCAGGACAACGCCGTGAGGCCGGCGCCCCCGTCGGTGACGATCAACGGACAATCGCTGAAGCTCAACGGAACGGGCGTCCGGGACAATTCCGTCTACGACGCCTTCGCCGGGTCGCTCTACGCGCCGAAATCTTCTCCGACCCCCGAGGCGTTGATCGAGGAGCCGGGCGACAAACTGCTGCGCCTTGACATCCTCAAGGACAAGGTCGAGAAAGAACGGATCATGGGGGCGTTCGAGGAGGGGTTCATCAAGGACTCGCCCGACTTCGCGACGTCGCCCGATGCGAAGCGGTTCCTCTCGCTGTTCAAGGTCGACTTCTACAAGGGCGACAAGGTCGAATTGCTGCTGGGAGGCGACGGGACGGTCGCCGCGTCGCACAACGGGAAGCCGCTCGGGTCGCTCAAGTCGTCCCTGCTCGTCCGCGGCATCCTCAAGAGCTGGTTCGGCGACAAGCCGGCCGCCGGGGAACGGAAGCCGTAA
- a CDS encoding Tim44 domain-containing protein: MRRSATIFCLLLAAALFVLYQVVPAEARFGGGSRSFGSRGGRSLSPSSPSSTPYRSAPSVAPTPSPGAPASAPAPAPAGGGFLRSFGGGLAGGLLGGMLFGSLFGHGGGMGGCGGSGIGPFEILVVGGLGYLAYKMLFARKPEAPTGYSGPRAVDSEPQPPAASDWQQRYQESPGGGDVAAGIAGIRGLDPAFDAQRFCDDTATGLFFKVQGTFAARDVSPVAALLTPEVRDEFQVEAEALRARKQFNRLENIAMRKVEIVEAWQEPGQDYVTVLFRANLLDYVVDEAGALVSGSQNDPVLFEEYWTFTRPSGAGGWKLSAISQSA; this comes from the coding sequence ATGCGCCGATCCGCCACGATCTTCTGTCTGCTGCTCGCCGCCGCATTGTTCGTCCTTTATCAGGTCGTGCCCGCCGAGGCCCGGTTCGGAGGGGGGAGTCGTTCCTTCGGCAGCCGGGGCGGCCGTTCGCTGTCGCCCTCCTCGCCTTCGTCGACGCCCTACCGATCCGCCCCGAGCGTGGCGCCGACGCCGTCGCCCGGGGCGCCGGCTTCCGCTCCTGCCCCCGCGCCGGCGGGCGGCGGCTTCCTCCGCAGCTTCGGCGGCGGGCTCGCGGGCGGCCTGCTAGGCGGCATGCTGTTCGGCTCGCTGTTCGGCCACGGCGGCGGGATGGGCGGCTGCGGCGGCTCCGGCATCGGGCCTTTCGAGATCCTGGTCGTGGGCGGCCTCGGCTACCTTGCGTACAAGATGCTGTTCGCGCGGAAGCCGGAAGCGCCGACCGGCTATTCGGGGCCGCGCGCCGTGGACAGCGAGCCGCAGCCGCCGGCCGCGTCCGACTGGCAGCAGCGGTACCAGGAGTCGCCGGGAGGCGGCGACGTCGCGGCTGGCATCGCGGGAATCCGTGGGCTCGACCCGGCGTTCGACGCGCAGCGCTTCTGCGACGACACGGCGACCGGCCTCTTCTTCAAGGTGCAGGGCACCTTCGCGGCCCGGGACGTCTCCCCCGTGGCGGCACTTCTCACGCCCGAAGTGCGCGACGAGTTCCAGGTCGAGGCCGAGGCGCTGCGCGCCCGGAAGCAGTTCAACCGGCTCGAGAACATCGCGATGCGCAAGGTCGAGATCGTCGAGGCGTGGCAGGAGCCGGGGCAGGATTACGTGACCGTCCTCTTCCGGGCCAACCTGCTCGACTACGTGGTCGACGAGGCCGGGGCGCTCGTTTCCGGCAGCCAGAACGACCCCGTGCTCTTCGAAGAGTACTGGACGTTCACCCGGCCTTCCGGCGCCGGTGGCTGGAAGCTGTCGGCGATCTCCCAGTCCGCCTGA
- a CDS encoding acyl-CoA thioesterase, with product MTTPFDTSVERTLPLGSDPALRRRFQVLDAELPGNLRFGLLLEVLDKLAEDTALGYVRRFFPEGRVVTAAIDNIHIRHAADVTRDLSFRARINHVGRSSMEVGIRVEHPGGPPAHIASCYFTMVAREGFGDDAKSIALPGLDYTSDIEKQRAHKAVERRDNYRQQMAASLEPPTREEFDLLTGLHHALERPGFSGLLAGKLTTSSWERMYPEQENVPRKIFGGYLVRRAYELADICAERILPGRAIIVAVNRINFFQPVRMGDKLHYTARIVYTGEHSVCVEADIERTSLDRTVRALSNSCLFTFVHVDRNLIPQPVPRIYPGNYAEDALYLEAYRRHQSARKPKPQKQA from the coding sequence ATGACGACGCCTTTCGACACATCGGTCGAGCGGACGCTTCCGTTGGGGAGCGATCCCGCGCTTCGCCGCCGCTTCCAGGTACTCGATGCCGAGCTGCCTGGGAACCTGCGCTTCGGCCTGCTGCTCGAGGTGCTCGACAAGTTGGCTGAAGATACGGCGCTGGGCTACGTGCGTCGCTTCTTTCCCGAGGGGCGCGTCGTCACCGCCGCGATCGACAACATCCACATCCGCCACGCCGCGGACGTCACCCGCGACCTGTCGTTCCGCGCCCGGATCAACCACGTCGGGCGCAGCTCGATGGAGGTGGGGATCCGGGTCGAGCATCCGGGGGGGCCGCCCGCCCACATCGCCTCCTGCTACTTCACGATGGTCGCGCGGGAGGGGTTCGGCGACGACGCGAAGAGCATCGCCCTGCCCGGGCTCGATTACACCTCGGACATCGAAAAGCAGCGCGCGCACAAGGCGGTCGAGCGGCGGGACAACTACCGGCAGCAGATGGCCGCATCGCTCGAACCGCCGACCCGGGAAGAGTTCGACCTGTTGACCGGCCTCCACCACGCGCTGGAACGGCCCGGCTTTTCCGGGCTTCTGGCGGGCAAGCTGACCACCAGCTCATGGGAGCGGATGTACCCGGAGCAGGAAAACGTCCCCCGCAAGATCTTCGGCGGCTACCTGGTCCGCCGCGCCTACGAGCTGGCCGACATCTGCGCCGAGCGGATCCTGCCGGGCCGGGCAATCATCGTCGCCGTCAACCGGATCAACTTCTTCCAGCCGGTGCGCATGGGCGACAAGCTGCACTACACGGCCCGCATCGTCTATACGGGCGAACACTCGGTCTGCGTCGAGGCCGACATCGAGCGGACCAGCCTCGACCGGACCGTCCGCGCCCTGTCGAACTCATGCCTGTTCACCTTCGTCCACGTCGATCGTAACCTGATCCCGCAACCCGTCCCGCGCATCTACCCGGGCAACTACGCCGAGGATGCCCTCTACCTCGAGGCCTATCGCAGGCACCAGAGCGCCCGGAAGCCGAAACCCCAGAAACAGGCGTAA
- the tpx gene encoding thiol peroxidase: MQERSGVITFKGNPFTLLGPALKVGDKAPDFRLIDNGMAPVTLADLAGKVAIVSCVPSLDTPVCDTETRRFNVLAAKLPGNVEVLTVSADLPFAQKRWCGAAGIDKVRTLSDYRDHAFGLAWGIQIKELMLLSRVIFVLDGAGVVRYIQQVPEVTSEPDYDAVLAAAAVIA; this comes from the coding sequence ATGCAGGAAAGAAGCGGAGTCATCACGTTCAAGGGAAATCCATTCACGCTGCTCGGTCCCGCCCTCAAGGTCGGGGACAAGGCGCCCGACTTCCGGCTGATCGACAACGGGATGGCGCCGGTCACGCTGGCCGACCTCGCGGGCAAGGTCGCGATCGTCAGCTGCGTGCCGTCGCTCGACACGCCGGTGTGCGACACCGAGACGCGCCGCTTCAACGTCCTGGCGGCGAAGCTGCCCGGGAACGTCGAGGTGCTGACCGTGAGCGCCGACCTGCCCTTCGCCCAGAAGCGCTGGTGCGGGGCGGCGGGCATCGACAAGGTGCGCACGCTCTCCGATTACCGCGATCACGCCTTCGGGTTGGCCTGGGGCATCCAGATCAAGGAGCTGATGCTGCTGTCGCGGGTGATCTTCGTCCTCGACGGCGCCGGCGTTGTCCGTTACATCCAGCAGGTCCCCGAAGTGACCTCCGAACCCGATTACGACGCCGTGCTGGCCGCAGCGGCGGTCATCGCTTGA
- a CDS encoding Spy/CpxP family protein refolding chaperone, with protein sequence MKQVKKGIVNLAIAAIVAAGGVLTAVPAHAGHGSGRCDCEAYARWQVNRSGKWRQMAKALHLTKEQREQVRGIFEKHREGLAPLRKELRAGRDALRELMQADKPDEAAIRAQVGKVSATQAELAVLRAKMFAEVRAVLTPEQQKKFKAIREKRDRNCGPRGDRHGGRHGRPSHDDDDGE encoded by the coding sequence ATGAAACAGGTCAAGAAGGGGATCGTGAACCTGGCCATCGCGGCCATCGTGGCCGCCGGCGGGGTCCTGACGGCCGTTCCCGCCCACGCCGGCCACGGCAGCGGCCGATGCGACTGCGAAGCGTACGCCCGGTGGCAGGTCAACCGCTCCGGCAAGTGGCGACAGATGGCGAAGGCGCTCCACCTGACGAAGGAACAGCGCGAACAGGTCCGGGGGATCTTCGAGAAGCACCGCGAGGGGCTGGCGCCGCTGCGAAAAGAGCTGCGGGCGGGCAGGGATGCGCTTCGGGAGCTGATGCAGGCCGACAAGCCCGACGAGGCCGCCATCCGGGCGCAGGTCGGGAAGGTCTCCGCGACGCAGGCCGAGCTCGCCGTCCTTCGCGCGAAGATGTTCGCCGAGGTGCGCGCGGTGCTGACGCCGGAGCAGCAAAAGAAGTTCAAGGCGATCCGGGAAAAGCGGGACCGGAACTGCGGGCCGCGGGGGGACCGCCACGGCGGCAGGCACGGCAGGCCTTCGCACGACGACGACGACGGGGAATGA
- a CDS encoding ATP-binding protein produces the protein MLPLFVADALFDRGDRVAALRIILVYALFSMAWIYLSDHALEYIASDRATIVRFAVIKGFLFIGVTAALLYQLISRHLRANRKMMEELREALELNRQMVDCAGEGVIVYGPDMRYRVWNPYMEQLSGRLAGEILGKLPLETFPFLAETPVPAAIGRALTGETPPSFDYRREASVNGQEIWISTAIAPLRNTGGAVIGAIAVVQDITYRKNLEEHLLHAQKMEAIGQLAGGVAHDFNNILTVIYGYASLVRMNMPADARWRQEIDQVIAASERAAHLTRSLLAFSRKQVMAPRPIDLNALVRHIQGMLTRIIGEDITLATSLCQGAVRVVADPGQVEQVLMNLAANARDAMPHGGRLGIETGTAEVTADPSGTNGERAPGRYAVLSVSDSGEGMSSETQARAFEPFFTTKDVGGGTGLGLSIVYGIVHQHGGFVGLDSKIGEGTTFRIWLPLGDTEVAEETPVEPETPRRGAETLLVVEDDATVRRFMQQTLEQFGYAVFLANDGDAAIARFAAEADRIDAVILDMVMPGKSGMETLEALRRIKADVRAIFVSGYSPESLDGRGLARRGVEIVQKPVHPTLLARKVREVLDG, from the coding sequence ATGTTACCCTTGTTCGTGGCTGACGCCTTATTCGACCGGGGGGACCGGGTCGCCGCGCTGCGGATCATCCTCGTTTACGCCCTGTTCTCCATGGCCTGGATCTACCTTTCCGACCACGCGCTGGAATACATCGCCTCCGATCGCGCGACCATCGTCCGGTTCGCGGTCATCAAGGGCTTCCTGTTCATCGGCGTCACCGCCGCCCTCCTATACCAGTTGATCTCCCGACACCTCCGGGCGAACCGGAAAATGATGGAGGAGCTCCGGGAGGCGCTCGAGCTGAACCGGCAGATGGTCGACTGCGCCGGAGAAGGCGTCATCGTCTACGGCCCCGATATGCGCTATCGGGTCTGGAATCCGTACATGGAGCAGCTTTCGGGCCGGCTTGCGGGCGAGATCCTCGGGAAGCTCCCGCTCGAGACCTTCCCATTCCTGGCGGAAACCCCTGTCCCCGCAGCGATCGGGCGCGCGCTGACGGGGGAGACGCCTCCCTCGTTCGACTATCGGCGCGAGGCCTCCGTCAACGGCCAGGAGATCTGGATCTCCACCGCGATCGCCCCGCTGCGCAACACCGGAGGGGCGGTCATCGGCGCCATCGCGGTCGTGCAGGACATCACCTACCGGAAGAATCTCGAGGAGCACCTTCTCCATGCCCAGAAGATGGAAGCCATCGGCCAGCTGGCCGGCGGCGTGGCGCACGATTTCAACAACATCCTCACCGTGATCTACGGCTACGCCTCTCTGGTCCGGATGAACATGCCGGCAGATGCGCGCTGGCGCCAGGAGATCGACCAGGTGATCGCGGCGTCCGAGCGGGCGGCCCACCTCACCCGCAGCCTGCTCGCCTTCAGCCGGAAGCAGGTGATGGCCCCCAGGCCGATCGATCTCAACGCGCTCGTGCGGCACATCCAGGGCATGCTGACCCGGATCATCGGCGAGGACATCACGCTGGCGACGTCGCTCTGCCAGGGCGCGGTCCGGGTCGTGGCGGATCCGGGGCAGGTCGAGCAGGTCCTGATGAACCTGGCGGCCAACGCCCGGGACGCGATGCCGCACGGCGGACGGCTGGGGATCGAGACCGGGACCGCGGAGGTCACTGCGGACCCATCGGGCACGAACGGAGAGCGCGCGCCCGGCCGCTACGCCGTCCTCTCGGTCTCCGATAGCGGCGAAGGGATGTCTTCTGAAACGCAGGCGCGAGCCTTCGAGCCGTTCTTCACGACCAAGGATGTGGGCGGGGGCACCGGCCTCGGACTGTCGATCGTCTACGGCATCGTCCACCAGCACGGGGGATTCGTCGGCCTGGACAGCAAGATCGGGGAGGGAACCACATTCCGGATCTGGCTTCCCCTCGGAGACACGGAGGTGGCGGAAGAGACGCCCGTCGAGCCCGAGACTCCCCGGAGAGGGGCCGAGACGCTGCTGGTCGTCGAGGACGATGCGACGGTTCGCCGGTTCATGCAGCAAACGCTGGAGCAGTTCGGGTACGCGGTGTTCCTCGCGAACGACGGGGACGCGGCGATCGCGCGCTTCGCGGCCGAAGCCGACAGGATCGATGCGGTCATCCTCGACATGGTCATGCCGGGGAAAAGCGGGATGGAGACGCTCGAGGCGCTTCGGAGGATCAAGGCCGATGTAAGAGCGATATTCGTCAGCGGGTACAGCCCCGAGTCGCTGGATGGGCGGGGACTGGCGCGACGCGGGGTAGAGATTGTACAGAAGCCGGTCCACCCGACGCTGCTCGCACGAAAGGTGCGTGAAGTGCTCGACGGTTAA